In Nostoc edaphicum CCNP1411, the sequence CACCAGATTTACAGATTTGGGGGACAAAAAGTGGCAGTCGGCAAATCTTCGCCGAAAGTGGAGTATCTCACCCAGATGGCAGCGAAAAAGTTTGGAACCACGAAGATTTGGCAGAAGCTACCAGTGATTTATGGGAACGTCAACCGACATTAAAACGGGTAGTGGTAAAACTCAACGAAGGCATTTCTGGAGAGGGAAATGCATTGGTGGATTTTAGACCGATTGAGAATTTAGCACCCGAAAAAGGTACTCATGCCCAAAGGGTAGCAGCAATTAGCGATCGCTTCTCAACAATGCGCTTTCAAGCAAAACTTGAAACTTGGGATAATTTTTCGGGAAGAATCCCGGAATTAGGGGCAATTGTTGAAGCATTTGTGGAAGGGGAAATTAAGCGATCGCCCAGTGTCCAAGGACGGATTACACCCACTGGCGAAGTCGAAATCCTTTCAACCCACGACCAAATTCTGGGAGGACCAGACGGTCAGATTTATCTTGGTTGTAGCTTTCCCGCTGATGAAAGATATCGACTGCAATTACAGCAATTGGGACTGCAAGTTGGCAGAAAGTTAGCAGAGAAAGGTACTTTAGAGCGATTTGGTGTAGATTTTATCGCCGTTGACAAGGGTAACGGAGAGTGGGATATTCAGGCGATCGAAATTAACCTGCGTAAAGGCGGTACAACTCATCCATTCATGACCCTGAAATTATTAACGAACGGCCGCTATGACCTTTCCACGGGTTTATTTTATAGTCAGCAAGGTCGTCCAAAATACTATATTGCCACTGACAATCTGCAAAAAGAGCGCTATCAGGGATTATTACCTAATGATTTGATGGATATCATCGCTCACCACAGACTGCACTTCGATAGCGGTACTGAGACGGGCACAGTATTTCATCTGATGGGTTGCCTTTCACAGTTTGGCAAGTTGGGATTAACTAGCATCGGTGATTCTCCGCAACAAGCACAAGATATTTATAACAGAGTTGTGAAAGTTCTGGATGAAGAAACCCGCAGCGAAAATCATGATTTCTCGGCGCTTTCAGATTATTCCTTTCCCGTGGTTTGGGATGAGCATTGATATCGGGGCAGAGGAAAAAACTTCACTGGCAAAAACTGTTCGTACCTGTCGTCAAATTTTCAAAGTTGAGCAGGCTTTGTGGTTGTTTGTGATAGTCGAAGGTGCCGAACCAACCAATAATGCTGCTGAGAGAGCCATTAGACCTGCGGTAATATGGCAGCGTACCAGTTTTGGTTCTCAAACGACTACTGGTAGTAATTTTGTTGCCCGCATGCTAACTGTTGTGACTACTCTTAAGTCTCAGCGTCGAAATGTCTTGGAATTTATGACTCAAGCTGTGGGTGCTAAACGCCAAGCTAAACCAACTCCTTTTTTACTTCCTCAAGTTCCTGTGGCTTCTGCTACGTGCTTTAATCCTTTCCTCTATTAGTGAGTAATCTCTCAGAACAGTAGACTCTTCTACTTGACCAGCTCTAAATTTAACATAATCACCCCACAATTCCAGTAAAGTGTATGTTTTTTCCTTCTTGGCAGATTCATAGTGAGGCTTGTATTTAGCCAGAGTAAAGTCAAAATAGCCAGCTATGACATCTAGCTCTATCTGCCTTGCTTTCATCTCACCAACCACTCTATTTTCAGCAGTGTCAGCCAGATTTAAAGATAAGTATTTCTGATTACCAGCAAACAAAGCTATAGTAAATCTTGATCTAAGACGACCTTCAAGGGTTTCAATTCCAATCTTCACTGACTATCCTTGACTATTTAGGGTTTGTAGACCATAGTCAAAAAATAGTCAAAAGGGGGTTAAAACAAATAATTCAGCCCTCTAGAACTACATATGACTAGGATCTCAAACCCTTATATTATCGTCTTTTTAAAGTGGCTCAGGTCGGAGTTGAACCAACGACCCCAGGCTTATGAGTCCCGTGCTCTAACCAACTGAGCTACTGAGCCAGATTTCATTCAAGTCATTTAATAATATAGCATACAAATTTGCTCAAGACTAGACCATTTTGCAATTTTGTTATAACTTCCATCCCTATTGAGGTCATACAAAGCAAAAGAGGGAGGTAAACTCCCTCAACTAACAAGGCAATAATTTAGTTACAGACTAGCCAAGATTTACAGGCGATCCGGTAACATAGCTATTGGGTTAACAGCACCCTTGCCTGATGGATGGATTTCAAAGTGGGTGTGTGGCCCAGTACTATGACCAGTGCTACCCATTAAAGCAATTGTTTCTCCTTGATTCACCTGCTGACCTGCTTGCACCAGAATCTTGCTGTTATGAGC encodes:
- a CDS encoding peptide ligase PGM1-related protein, which encodes MATLNISELEQVEKFRHLQLTLRDRWKTSELFDNSEADILIIPSLSLDQRELQKIEGCEHYEERLLFSLIRLRNPRTRLVYVTSVPLHPSIIDYYLQLLPGIPFSHARNRLLLLSTYDSSLKPLSQKILERPRLLERIHQSLRLDKSFMICYNSSHWEGELSLKLGVPLYAAAPDLQIWGTKSGSRQIFAESGVSHPDGSEKVWNHEDLAEATSDLWERQPTLKRVVVKLNEGISGEGNALVDFRPIENLAPEKGTHAQRVAAISDRFSTMRFQAKLETWDNFSGRIPELGAIVEAFVEGEIKRSPSVQGRITPTGEVEILSTHDQILGGPDGQIYLGCSFPADERYRLQLQQLGLQVGRKLAEKGTLERFGVDFIAVDKGNGEWDIQAIEINLRKGGTTHPFMTLKLLTNGRYDLSTGLFYSQQGRPKYYIATDNLQKERYQGLLPNDLMDIIAHHRLHFDSGTETGTVFHLMGCLSQFGKLGLTSIGDSPQQAQDIYNRVVKVLDEETRSENHDFSALSDYSFPVVWDEH
- a CDS encoding Arm DNA-binding domain-containing protein, whose protein sequence is MKIGIETLEGRLRSRFTIALFAGNQKYLSLNLADTAENRVVGEMKARQIELDVIAGYFDFTLAKYKPHYESAKKEKTYTLLELWGDYVKFRAGQVEESTVLRDYSLIEERIKARSRSHRNLRK